In Vigna unguiculata cultivar IT97K-499-35 chromosome 3, ASM411807v1, whole genome shotgun sequence, a single genomic region encodes these proteins:
- the LOC114176597 gene encoding actin-related protein 2/3 complex subunit 3 — protein MVYHSSFVNEDGVSRACGCPLLPLKSHIKGPAPVSDQDTTDIVDEAITFFRANVFFRNFDIKSPADKLLIYLTSYINIALKRLEGCRTLAEGTKAIINLGLEKVPVPGESGFPFPGLFPLPQSHEEAELFRNYLRQIREETSGRLLSVAYRPNGTPNKWWLAFAKRKFMNIIIP, from the exons ATG GTTTATCACTCTAGTTTTGTGAACGAAGATGGAGTGAGTAGAGCTTGTGGGTGTCCTCTTCTTCCTTTGAAGAGCCACATCAAGGGACCTGCTCCTGTTTCAGATCAAg ATACAACTGATATCGTGGATGAAGCCATCACCTTCTTTCGAGCTAATGTGTTCTTCAGAAACTTTGACATCAAGAGCCCTGCTGATAAGCTTCTCATATACTTGACCTCTTACATCAACATCGCTCTCAAGAGGCTTGAAGGCTGCAGAACCTTGGCTGAAGGAACCAAGGCAATCATCAACTTGGGTCTCGAAAAGGTTCCTGTCCCTGGAGAGTCTGGCTTTCCATTTCCGGGCCTTTTCCCCCTCCCTCAATCACACGAAGAAGCAG AATTGTTCAGAAATTATTTGAGGCAGATAAGGGAAGAAACAAGTGGGAGGTTATTAAGCGTTGCATACAGACCTAATGGCACTCCAAATAAATGGTGGTTGGCATTTGCAAAGAGgaaatttatgaatataatcattCCTTGA
- the LOC114176444 gene encoding uncharacterized protein At1g66480-like: protein MGNSFGAKKSAKVMKIDGETFKLKTPVKVEEVLKDHPGLVLLDSEAVKHYGVRAKPLEGHKELHPKRLYFLVELPKETKPRRVRSGINMSAKDRLENLVLTRRSASDLSIMKQSNMGDAEQGSKDNTSNNGGVRLKMRLPKSEVEKLIQGSKDQAEAAERIVKLYMANGSRETEENGDRAKESTKKRVSFMPINEGGTPIAAAS, encoded by the coding sequence ATGGGTAACAGTTTTGGTGCAAAGAAGAGCGCAAAGGTGATGAAAATCGATGGTGAAACATTCAAGTTGAAGACCCCGGTGAAAGTTGAGGAAGTTCTTAAGGATCACCCTGGTCTTGTTTTGCTAGATTCTGAGGCGGTAAAGCACTATGGGGTGAGGGCAAAGCCTTTGGAAGGTCACAAGGAGCTGCATCCGAAGAGGCTCTACTTTCTTGTGGAGCTTCCGAAGGagacaaagccaagaagggTTCGTTCTGGCATTAACATGAGTGCCAAAGATCGCCTAGAGAACCTTGTGCTTACTAGGAGGTCTGCTTCTGATCTTTCAATCATGAAGCAAAGCAACATGGGTGATGCTGAACAAGGTAGCAAGGACAATACCAGTAATAATGGTGGGGTGAGGTTGAAAATGAGGCTTCCGAAATCTGAGGTCGAGAAGTTGATCCAAGGTAGCAAAGATCAGGCAGAGGCAGCTGAGAGGATCGTCAAGCTTTATATGGCCAATGGTAGCAGAGAAACTGAGGAAAATGGTGACAGAGCTAAGGAGAGTACAAAG